One Takifugu rubripes chromosome 2, fTakRub1.2, whole genome shotgun sequence genomic region harbors:
- the fbxo34 gene encoding F-box only protein 34, with protein MNLKFYSKLANELCFNAAGAQTSQQGPQWRICSSNHGNVSGSHLPQSVISSVASHHNGSTSGSCGTATEDAEPLDIWAVIKPGHVREKIAMFGSDGRRSSGNRALSPGVTWDKDEGLSGLFQVRKSKGNWEEKGRAKRQRHLGNQNVPWDTTFWRHLDWSPRSADGGRTETVGEGEELKVSVVEMVACLEKRFCQQQQQRRRCGTKPVLPLQKSSASLTLSRAPPTEPDSIRVSNMVARLESDRLRTQAEANGLKRTVGRVLLTSAVISSSPCQPTPTMLSSLPPPPPASLMATPPSPNADTPPTASSGEASASLKTPDPPFPSEETEPLPGLLFRSPPPPETSTGTDSARPPVPEGGASQQASGAETCAFLEVRQRLQQLLEPQPFLTLLPHHLLVQIFALLPTRSLAALKCACRYFRFIINTYGVRPADSLWVSDPCYSDDPCKQCKRRYGRGDVSLCRWHHKPFCQALPYGPGYWMCCRSVHKDTPGCNVGLHDNRWVPAFHSMNVPICRWSKQEE; from the coding sequence ATGAACTTGAAGTTTTATTCGAAGCTGGCGAACGAGTTGTGCTTCAATGCAGCGGGTGCTCAGACCTCCCAGCAGGGCCCACAGTGGAGGATTTGCAGCAGTAACCATGGTAACGTCAGCGGGAGTCATCTCCCCCAGAGTGTCATTTCTTCGGTTGCATCCCACCACAACGGTTCCACGAGCGGCAGCTGCGGCACCGCCACAGAGGACGCGGAGCCTCTGGACATCTGGGCCGTCATCAAGCCGGGACATGTCCGAGAAAAGATCGCCATGTTCGGCTCGGATGGACGGCGGTCCAGTGGCAACAGGGCGCTCTCACCTGGTGTCACCTGGGACAAAGACGAGGGCTTGTCGGGACTGTTTCAGGTCAGGAAGTCAAAGGGAAACTGGGAAGAAAAGGGCCGCGCTAAACGCCAACGTCATTTAGGGAACCAGAATGTCCCGTGGGACACGACGTTCTGGAGGCATCTGGACTGGAGTCCAAGGTCGGCTGACGGTGGAAGGACAGAGACGgtgggggaaggggaggagctAAAGGTTTCAGTGGTGGAGATGGTGGCGTGTTTGGAAAAGAGGttctgccagcagcagcagcagcggcggcggtgtGGCACCAAACCTGTGCTCCCGCTCCAGAAAAGCTCCGCCTCTCTCACCTTGTCCAGGGCTCCGCCCACCGAGCCGGACAGCATCAGGGTATCGAACATGGTGGCGCGGTTGGAGTCGGACCGTCTACGGACGCAGGCGGAAGCCAACGGCCTGAAGAGGACGGTGGGGCGGGTCCTGCTCACCTCGGCAGTCAttagctcctccccctgccaGCCAACACCAACAATGCTctcatctctgcctccacctccgccTGCCTCTCTTATGGCCACACCCCCTTCACCCAACGCTGACACGCCCCCTACAGCGAGCTCAGGTGAGGCTTCAGCCAGTCTGAAGACACCCGACCCTCCCTTTCCGTCTGAGGAGACGGAGCCTCTTCCTGGTTTGTTGTTTCGGTCTCCGCCTCCTCCCGAGACGTCCACCGGCACCGACTCGGCCCGCCCCCCCGTTCCCGAGGGCGGGGCCTCACAGCAGGCGAGCGGAGCGGAGACGTGCGCCTTCCTGGAGGTCCgccagcggctgcagcagctgctggagccgcaGCCGTTCCTCACGCTGCTCCCGCACCACCTGCTGGTCCAGATCTTCGCGCTGCTGCCGACGCGCAGCCTCGCCGCTCTCAAGTGCGCCTGCCGCTACTTCCGCTTCATCATCAACACGTACGGCGTGCGTCCCGCCGACTCGCTGTGGGTGTCCGACCCCTGCTACAGCGACGACCCCTGCAAGCAGTGCAAGAGGCGGTACGGCCGCGGCGACGTGTCGCTGTGCCGCTGGCACCACAAGCCCTTCTGCCAAGCGCTGCCCTACGGACCCGGGTACTGGATGTGTTGCCGTAGCGTCCACAAGGACACGCCCGGCTGCAACGTCGGCCTGCACGACAACCGCTGGGTGCCGGCGTTCCACAGCATGAACGTTCCCATCTGTCGATGGAGCAAGCAAGAGGagtga